One window of Acropora palmata chromosome 1, jaAcrPala1.3, whole genome shotgun sequence genomic DNA carries:
- the LOC141860074 gene encoding uncharacterized protein LOC141860074, with protein sequence MENLCVKDGSYVLSPTSTTSSSGEVEMTSAFEIQRSRLNAFLAECGIHPLAKPWLEWESVGERTHRRYIQRTSEIISSVLKVVYPGNPGCLWSQLQASTAISKMLGDEAVCSPSDRSYLEGLAEAYKNSTAWDTRRQILSVMAGIASYKAISLFIPGITPYRYTMANLHRLQFGRAAPVPKKDAPRLRIDRQQLDHFLTFITSPHLVQDLPFGNKNLKLSNGHSITVPNVIRTLIPQRIVRQYQQYCSDSNFTPFSERTMTRILSECSASVRKSLQGLDYFAAEGARAFDDLSLVLEQAVEIGASKERVRGLQEALKAGKLYLKGDFKAHITDDSPIAEHCSISL encoded by the exons ATGGAAAATCTTTGTGTAAAGGATGGAAGTTATGTCCTATCCCCAACGAGTACGACATCTTCCTCTGGAGAGGTTGAAATGACGTCTGCTTTTGAGATTCAACGCTCTAGGCTGAATGCTTTTCTTGCGGAGTGTGGGATACACCCTCTTGCAAAACCGTGGTTAGAGTGGGAGAGTGTTGGTGAGAGAACACACCGGAGATACATTCAGAGGACATCGGAGATAATTTCGTCCGTTCTCAAAGTGGTTTATCCCGGTAACCCAGGTTGTCTATGGAGTCAGCTTCAAGCATCCACAGCGATTAGCAAAATGCTGGGTGACGAAGCAGTGTGTTCTCCATCTGATAGAAGCTACCTTGAGGGTCTAGCTGAAGCATATAAGAATTCCACAGCATGGGACACCAGAAGGCAAATATTATCTGTTATGGCAGGCATCGCAAGCTACAAAGCAATATCGCTTTTCATTCCTGGGATAACGCCGTATCGCTACACGATGGCCAACTTACATCGTCTCCAATTTGGTAGAGCAGCCCCTGTCCCAAAGAAAGATGCCCCGAGATTACGGATTGACCGACAGCAGCTAGaccattttttaacttttattacCAGCCCTCATTTAGTTCAGGACCTTCCGTTCGGAAACAAGAACCTGAAATTGTCAAATGGCCATAGTATTACTGTTCCTAATGTTATTCGTACCCTAATTCCTCAACGCATTGTTAGGCAGTACCAACAGTACTGCTCGGATTCCAATTTTACACCATTCAGCGAGAGAACAATGACGAGGATTCTATCAGAGTGCAGTGCCTCCGTACGCAAGTCGCTTCAAGGCCTAGACTACTTTGCTGCAGAGGGAGCACGGGCCTTTGATGACTTAAGTCTAGTTCTCGAGCAAGCCGTGGAAATTGGAGCAAGCAAAGAGAGAGTACGAGGCCTACAAGAAGCGCTGAAGGCAGGAAAGTTATATCTTAAGGGCGACTttaag GCTCATATCACCGATGACTCTCCTATTGCAGAACACTGCAGCATTTCTCTCTAA
- the LOC141859950 gene encoding hamartin-like isoform X2: MASTTESSSPSNQRDLFSLLDADNIETAEETKALILENLHSSRDPGLLNSMVEYYLKTRSATCLQILTGIHEARGQALFEKMNESLKHRTTRLDTLTLLGHIVRKQPSWLHKIVKTPLFDAVLKHMKADTDVVVLTSAVLTITTMLPLIPAYVGPWLPELFDIFVRLSSFRAHINPPEVHLLHLHVAVYMFFHRLYAMYPNNFLMYLRNLHNEPSKRSLFQDIIKPMLENVRVHPCVVTETEQTETNKHRWKQKEPHDIVVECMKVSLDPIDRIQEEGNFMSSSTYRQSRQEMFADKSVTSILTASCDSEGFGMEKLKERRMSDSATQTGKSLQSGDSGTDCCSLPVVSSTEITAGWSPSEFCQLSTPPSSQMSPSTSNPDLMSSLNFLSHCSTPAGVYTPGQSPTASLGGDELQAQGYSSSSSFSGSRGKDKGMTGMLSDQVISPRSEKTVGHDGLLARALISALALQSPKSNHGHQTSTPKEQLKCQEVDEIESEMAVNHGTHDVSPKSPSTSFKACGKETDCDVVKTSTEKFDHSSLNVLQKKEFRDLDKEGDGCLEMSKLKAAGSRPFSENRDVLAQSQAVVGDQAFGETHLLDESKLSSESTCSTTEVNGSLDATMESEFDSDGLVNRSQFNDHAQGNVQVETNKSETSTASGDAPTDFSKCNTTSSASQVNHHASFSRELIAAFPQLLHLMKGYQECNHFNACNDEPSFSRPQSHELSCRASPVEILDSFLKTGTSVHHGELSRVPLVSQAGATWTHFGGEPPADEVEILRGQVKLLHNQLLFERHKCDLHAIRNRRLIGKTFKAVQHQEELQATKDQLRLQEDKMRELSDALNKQMEESRKFKSVTSGWENHQGIELRNLQNENAKLKDIEKELLEKLETQKKECDLKHTEVQQLKAKIFTLENELDRLKVESTEKDQLKIQVNHLVKEVLLMGELNQQHKDVIKKLAVAETQNPESSMQLQSCLKELSAAKQTMKKQTAEVEALTSKLADMETLVSSKDGEIRDMKKFVEGLKGTFSGKIQSLEEKYNAQKKMTQALEAYILDAQAVEIARKEKIASETLQS, translated from the exons ATGGCCTCGACAACGGAGAGTTCCTCTCCTTCGAATCAGCGAGACTTGTTCAGCCTGCTAGATGCAGATAACATTGAGACAGCAGAGGAAACGAAAGCCTTGATACTCGAAAATCTTCACTCATCCCGTGACCCAGGATTGCTGAATTCCATGGTGGAATACTATTTGAAAACACGCTCAGCAACATGTCTGCAGATATTGACTGGAATCCACGAGGCTCGAGGACAG GCGctgtttgaaaaaatgaatgagTCGCTGAAACACAGAACGACCCGTTTGGACACTTTAACGCTCCTGGGTCATATCGTTCGGAAACAG CCATCCTGGTTACATAAAATTGTGAAGACTCCACTCTTTGATGCTGTTCTCAAGCATATGAAG GCTGACACTGATGTGGTAGTTTTAACAAGCGCTGTTTTGACTATTACCACCATGTTGCCATTAATACCTGCCTATGTTGGTCCTTGGCTGCCCGAGttgtttgacatttttgtCAGATTGTCGTCATTCAGAGCACATA taAATCCTCCTGAAGTGCATCTTCTGCATCTCCATGTTGCGGTGTACATGTTTTTTCACCGACTGTATGCCATGTACCCAAACAACTTCTTGATGTATCTTAGAAACCTTCACAATGAACCATCTAAACGAAGCTTATTTCAAGACATTATTAAA CCCATGCTGGAGAATGTACGAGTTCATCCTTGTGTCGTGACAGAGACAGAGCAAACAGAAACGAATAAGCACAG GTGGAAACAGAAAGAACCACATGACATTGTTGTGGAATGCATGAAAGTGTCATTAGATCCTATTGACAGAATACAAGAGGAGGGAAATTTCATGTCCTCATCAACCTACAGGCAAAGTCGTCAAGAAATGTTTGCTGATAAATCTGTTACCTCCATCCTCACTGCATCTTGCGACAGTGAGGGCTTTGGAATGGAAAAACTAAAGGAGCGCCGAATGTCCGATTCAGCGACGCAGACTGGCAAGTCCTTGCAGAGTGGTGACAGTGGTACGGATTGCTGTAGTCTGCCTGTTGTTTCTTCAACTGAGATTACAGCTGGGTGGAGTCCATCAGAGTTCTGTCAACTGAGTACTCCCCCTTCTTCTCAGATGTCACCGTCGACAAGCAATCCTGATTTGATGTCATCTCTTAACTTCCTCTCCCACTGTAGTACACCTGCTGGCGTGTACACACCAGGACAGTCCCCCACGGCATCTCTTGGAGGCGATGAATTACAAGCACAAGGCTACTCCAGTTCATCATCTTTTTCAGGAAGTCGAGGAAAAGATAAGGGAATGACAGGGATGTTAAGTGACCAGGTGATTTCACCCAGGAGTGAGAAGACTGTTGGTCATGATGGGCTGCTAGCAAGGGCCTTGATTTCGGCACTGGCCTTGCAAAGTCCCAAATCAAACCATGGACACCAGACATCAACACCAaaagaacaactgaaatgccAGGAAGTTGATGAAATAGAAAGTGAGATGGCAGTAAACCATGGCACACATGATGTCTCGCCCAAGAGTCCTTCTACAAGTTTCAAGGCCTGTGGTAAAGAAACAGACTGTGACGTTGTCAAAACTAGCACAGagaaatttgatcatagtagttTGAATGTATTACAAAAAAAGGAGTTTAGAGACTTGGACAAGGAAGGGGATGGTTGTCTTGAAATGAGTAAATTAAAGGCTGCAGGCTCAAGGCCTTTTAGTGAAAATCGGGACGTTTTGGCACAGTCCCAAGCAGTAGTTGGTGATCAAGCTTTTGGCGAGACACACCTACTGGACGAATCTAAACTGTCATCAGAAAGTACTTGTTCAACAACAGAAGTAAATGGATCTCTAGATGCAACAATGGAATCTGAATTTGATAGTGATGGCTTGGTTAATAGAAGTCAATTTAATGACCATGCTCAGGGAAATGTACAAGTCGAGacaaacaaaagtgaaactaGCACAGCATCTGGTGATGCGCCAACtgacttttcaaaatgtaatacaACGAGCTCTGCCTCGCAGGTGAACCATCATGCTTCTTTTTCAAGGGAGCTCATTGCGGCCTTTCCGCAACTGCTGCATCTAATGAAAGGTTATCAGGAATGCAATCATTTCAATGCGTGTAATGATGAACCGAGCTTCTCCAGACCTCAGTCACATGAATTGTCATGCAGAGCTAGTCCAGTAGAAATACTTGATAGCTTCCTTAAAACAGGAACCAGTGTACACCACGGGGAACTTTCAAG AGTCCCTCTTGTTAGCCAAGCTGGGGCAACTTGGACACATTTTGGAG GTGAACCTCCTGCAGATGAAGTTGAAATCCTGCGAGGCCAGGTGAAATTATTGCATAACCAGTTGTTGTTTGAGCGACACAAGTGTGATCTGCATGCTATTCGTAACAGAAGGCTCATTGGCAAGACATTCAAGGCTGTGCAACATCAGGAAGAGTTACAAGCCACT AAAGACCAGCTGAGGCTGCAGGAAGACAAAATGAGAGAATTAAGTGATGCCTTAAACAAACAGATGGAAGAAAGCAG gAAATTTAAATCTGTTACCTCTGGCTGGGAAAATCATCAAGGGATTGAACTACG GAATTTGCAGAATGAGAATGCCAAGCTCAAGGACATTGAGAAGGAACTCCtggaaaaacttgaaactcaGAAGAAAGAGTGTGATTTAAAACACACA GAAGTTCAGCAGCTGAAAGCAAAAATCTTTACATTGGAGAATGAGCTGGATCGACTTAAAGTTGAATCTACAGAAAAAGATCAGTTGAAGATACAG gtaaaTCATCTTGTCAAGGAGGTGCTTTTGATGGGTGAGCTGAATCAACAGCATAAGGATGTTATCAAAAAGTTAGCTGTTGCAGAGACTCAGAACCCTGAAAGCTCAATGCAATTACAAAGCTGCCTAAAAGAATTGTCAG CTGCTAAGCAGACAATGAAAAAGCAGACAGCTGAAGTAGAAGCTTTGACGTCGAAACTTGCTGATATGGAGACACTGGTTTCCAGCAAG GATGGTGAAATTAGAGATATGAAAAAGTTTGTGGAGGGGTTGAAAGGAACATTTAGTGGGAAGATAcag AGTCTGGAGGAAAAATACAATGCCCAGAAGAAAATGACTCAAGCATTAGAAGCATACATTCTTGATGCACAGGCTGTTGAAATtgcaagaaaggaaaagattgCGAGTGAGACATTGCAATCATAG
- the LOC141859950 gene encoding hamartin-like isoform X1, producing the protein MASTTESSSPSNQRDLFSLLDADNIETAEETKALILENLHSSRDPGLLNSMVEYYLKTRSATCLQILTGIHEARGQALFEKMNESLKHRTTRLDTLTLLGHIVRKQPSWLHKIVKTPLFDAVLKHMKADTDVVVLTSAVLTITTMLPLIPAYVGPWLPELFDIFVRLSSFRAHSEVNPPEVHLLHLHVAVYMFFHRLYAMYPNNFLMYLRNLHNEPSKRSLFQDIIKPMLENVRVHPCVVTETEQTETNKHRWKQKEPHDIVVECMKVSLDPIDRIQEEGNFMSSSTYRQSRQEMFADKSVTSILTASCDSEGFGMEKLKERRMSDSATQTGKSLQSGDSGTDCCSLPVVSSTEITAGWSPSEFCQLSTPPSSQMSPSTSNPDLMSSLNFLSHCSTPAGVYTPGQSPTASLGGDELQAQGYSSSSSFSGSRGKDKGMTGMLSDQVISPRSEKTVGHDGLLARALISALALQSPKSNHGHQTSTPKEQLKCQEVDEIESEMAVNHGTHDVSPKSPSTSFKACGKETDCDVVKTSTEKFDHSSLNVLQKKEFRDLDKEGDGCLEMSKLKAAGSRPFSENRDVLAQSQAVVGDQAFGETHLLDESKLSSESTCSTTEVNGSLDATMESEFDSDGLVNRSQFNDHAQGNVQVETNKSETSTASGDAPTDFSKCNTTSSASQVNHHASFSRELIAAFPQLLHLMKGYQECNHFNACNDEPSFSRPQSHELSCRASPVEILDSFLKTGTSVHHGELSRVPLVSQAGATWTHFGGEPPADEVEILRGQVKLLHNQLLFERHKCDLHAIRNRRLIGKTFKAVQHQEELQATKDQLRLQEDKMRELSDALNKQMEESRKFKSVTSGWENHQGIELRNLQNENAKLKDIEKELLEKLETQKKECDLKHTEVQQLKAKIFTLENELDRLKVESTEKDQLKIQVNHLVKEVLLMGELNQQHKDVIKKLAVAETQNPESSMQLQSCLKELSAAKQTMKKQTAEVEALTSKLADMETLVSSKDGEIRDMKKFVEGLKGTFSGKIQSLEEKYNAQKKMTQALEAYILDAQAVEIARKEKIASETLQS; encoded by the exons ATGGCCTCGACAACGGAGAGTTCCTCTCCTTCGAATCAGCGAGACTTGTTCAGCCTGCTAGATGCAGATAACATTGAGACAGCAGAGGAAACGAAAGCCTTGATACTCGAAAATCTTCACTCATCCCGTGACCCAGGATTGCTGAATTCCATGGTGGAATACTATTTGAAAACACGCTCAGCAACATGTCTGCAGATATTGACTGGAATCCACGAGGCTCGAGGACAG GCGctgtttgaaaaaatgaatgagTCGCTGAAACACAGAACGACCCGTTTGGACACTTTAACGCTCCTGGGTCATATCGTTCGGAAACAG CCATCCTGGTTACATAAAATTGTGAAGACTCCACTCTTTGATGCTGTTCTCAAGCATATGAAG GCTGACACTGATGTGGTAGTTTTAACAAGCGCTGTTTTGACTATTACCACCATGTTGCCATTAATACCTGCCTATGTTGGTCCTTGGCTGCCCGAGttgtttgacatttttgtCAGATTGTCGTCATTCAGAGCACATAGTGAGG taAATCCTCCTGAAGTGCATCTTCTGCATCTCCATGTTGCGGTGTACATGTTTTTTCACCGACTGTATGCCATGTACCCAAACAACTTCTTGATGTATCTTAGAAACCTTCACAATGAACCATCTAAACGAAGCTTATTTCAAGACATTATTAAA CCCATGCTGGAGAATGTACGAGTTCATCCTTGTGTCGTGACAGAGACAGAGCAAACAGAAACGAATAAGCACAG GTGGAAACAGAAAGAACCACATGACATTGTTGTGGAATGCATGAAAGTGTCATTAGATCCTATTGACAGAATACAAGAGGAGGGAAATTTCATGTCCTCATCAACCTACAGGCAAAGTCGTCAAGAAATGTTTGCTGATAAATCTGTTACCTCCATCCTCACTGCATCTTGCGACAGTGAGGGCTTTGGAATGGAAAAACTAAAGGAGCGCCGAATGTCCGATTCAGCGACGCAGACTGGCAAGTCCTTGCAGAGTGGTGACAGTGGTACGGATTGCTGTAGTCTGCCTGTTGTTTCTTCAACTGAGATTACAGCTGGGTGGAGTCCATCAGAGTTCTGTCAACTGAGTACTCCCCCTTCTTCTCAGATGTCACCGTCGACAAGCAATCCTGATTTGATGTCATCTCTTAACTTCCTCTCCCACTGTAGTACACCTGCTGGCGTGTACACACCAGGACAGTCCCCCACGGCATCTCTTGGAGGCGATGAATTACAAGCACAAGGCTACTCCAGTTCATCATCTTTTTCAGGAAGTCGAGGAAAAGATAAGGGAATGACAGGGATGTTAAGTGACCAGGTGATTTCACCCAGGAGTGAGAAGACTGTTGGTCATGATGGGCTGCTAGCAAGGGCCTTGATTTCGGCACTGGCCTTGCAAAGTCCCAAATCAAACCATGGACACCAGACATCAACACCAaaagaacaactgaaatgccAGGAAGTTGATGAAATAGAAAGTGAGATGGCAGTAAACCATGGCACACATGATGTCTCGCCCAAGAGTCCTTCTACAAGTTTCAAGGCCTGTGGTAAAGAAACAGACTGTGACGTTGTCAAAACTAGCACAGagaaatttgatcatagtagttTGAATGTATTACAAAAAAAGGAGTTTAGAGACTTGGACAAGGAAGGGGATGGTTGTCTTGAAATGAGTAAATTAAAGGCTGCAGGCTCAAGGCCTTTTAGTGAAAATCGGGACGTTTTGGCACAGTCCCAAGCAGTAGTTGGTGATCAAGCTTTTGGCGAGACACACCTACTGGACGAATCTAAACTGTCATCAGAAAGTACTTGTTCAACAACAGAAGTAAATGGATCTCTAGATGCAACAATGGAATCTGAATTTGATAGTGATGGCTTGGTTAATAGAAGTCAATTTAATGACCATGCTCAGGGAAATGTACAAGTCGAGacaaacaaaagtgaaactaGCACAGCATCTGGTGATGCGCCAACtgacttttcaaaatgtaatacaACGAGCTCTGCCTCGCAGGTGAACCATCATGCTTCTTTTTCAAGGGAGCTCATTGCGGCCTTTCCGCAACTGCTGCATCTAATGAAAGGTTATCAGGAATGCAATCATTTCAATGCGTGTAATGATGAACCGAGCTTCTCCAGACCTCAGTCACATGAATTGTCATGCAGAGCTAGTCCAGTAGAAATACTTGATAGCTTCCTTAAAACAGGAACCAGTGTACACCACGGGGAACTTTCAAG AGTCCCTCTTGTTAGCCAAGCTGGGGCAACTTGGACACATTTTGGAG GTGAACCTCCTGCAGATGAAGTTGAAATCCTGCGAGGCCAGGTGAAATTATTGCATAACCAGTTGTTGTTTGAGCGACACAAGTGTGATCTGCATGCTATTCGTAACAGAAGGCTCATTGGCAAGACATTCAAGGCTGTGCAACATCAGGAAGAGTTACAAGCCACT AAAGACCAGCTGAGGCTGCAGGAAGACAAAATGAGAGAATTAAGTGATGCCTTAAACAAACAGATGGAAGAAAGCAG gAAATTTAAATCTGTTACCTCTGGCTGGGAAAATCATCAAGGGATTGAACTACG GAATTTGCAGAATGAGAATGCCAAGCTCAAGGACATTGAGAAGGAACTCCtggaaaaacttgaaactcaGAAGAAAGAGTGTGATTTAAAACACACA GAAGTTCAGCAGCTGAAAGCAAAAATCTTTACATTGGAGAATGAGCTGGATCGACTTAAAGTTGAATCTACAGAAAAAGATCAGTTGAAGATACAG gtaaaTCATCTTGTCAAGGAGGTGCTTTTGATGGGTGAGCTGAATCAACAGCATAAGGATGTTATCAAAAAGTTAGCTGTTGCAGAGACTCAGAACCCTGAAAGCTCAATGCAATTACAAAGCTGCCTAAAAGAATTGTCAG CTGCTAAGCAGACAATGAAAAAGCAGACAGCTGAAGTAGAAGCTTTGACGTCGAAACTTGCTGATATGGAGACACTGGTTTCCAGCAAG GATGGTGAAATTAGAGATATGAAAAAGTTTGTGGAGGGGTTGAAAGGAACATTTAGTGGGAAGATAcag AGTCTGGAGGAAAAATACAATGCCCAGAAGAAAATGACTCAAGCATTAGAAGCATACATTCTTGATGCACAGGCTGTTGAAATtgcaagaaaggaaaagattgCGAGTGAGACATTGCAATCATAG
- the LOC141859950 gene encoding hamartin-like isoform X3: MASTTESSSPSNQRDLFSLLDADNIETAEETKALILENLHSSRDPGLLNSMVEYYLKTRSATCLQILTGIHEARGQALFEKMNESLKHRTTRLDTLTLLGHIVRKQPSWLHKIVKTPLFDAVLKHMKADTDVVVLTSAVLTITTMLPLIPAYVGPWLPELFDIFVRLSSFRAHSEVNPPEVHLLHLHVAVYMFFHRLYAMYPNNFLMYLRNLHNEPSKRSLFQDIIKPMLENVRVHPCVVTETEQTETNKHRWKQKEPHDIVVECMKVSLDPIDRIQEEGNFMSSSTYRQSRQEMFADKSVTSILTASCDSEGFGMEKLKERRMSDSATQTGKSLQSGDSGTDCCSLPVVSSTEITAGWSPSEFCQLSTPPSSQMSPSTSNPDLMSSLNFLSHCSTPAGVYTPGQSPTASLGGDELQAQGYSSSSSFSGSRGKDKGMTGMLSDQVISPRSEKTVGHDGLLARALISALALQSPKSNHGHQTSTPKEQLKCQEVDEIESEMAVNHGTHDVSPKSPSTSFKACGKETDCDVVKTSTEKFDHSSLNVLQKKEFRDLDKEGDGCLEMSKLKAAGSRPFSENRDVLAQSQAVVGDQAFGETHLLDESKLSSESTCSTTEVNGSLDATMESEFDSDGLVNRSQFNDHAQGNVQVETNKSETSTASGDAPTDFSKCNTTSSASQVNHHASFSRELIAAFPQLLHLMKGYQECNHFNACNDEPSFSRPQSHELSCRASPVEILDSFLKTGTSVHHGELSRVPLVSQAGATWTHFGGEPPADEVEILRGQVKLLHNQLLFERHKCDLHAIRNRRLIGKTFKAVQHQEELQATKDQLRLQEDKMRELSDALNKQMEESRKFKSVTSGWENHQGIELRNLQNENAKLKDIEKELLEKLETQKKECDLKHTEVQQLKAKIFTLENELDRLKVESTEKDQLKIQVNHLVKEVLLMGELNQQHKDVIKKLAVAETQNPESSMQLQSCLKELSAAKQTMKKQTAEVEALTSKLADMETLVSSKDGEIRDMKKFVEGLKGTFSGKIQGFLS; the protein is encoded by the exons ATGGCCTCGACAACGGAGAGTTCCTCTCCTTCGAATCAGCGAGACTTGTTCAGCCTGCTAGATGCAGATAACATTGAGACAGCAGAGGAAACGAAAGCCTTGATACTCGAAAATCTTCACTCATCCCGTGACCCAGGATTGCTGAATTCCATGGTGGAATACTATTTGAAAACACGCTCAGCAACATGTCTGCAGATATTGACTGGAATCCACGAGGCTCGAGGACAG GCGctgtttgaaaaaatgaatgagTCGCTGAAACACAGAACGACCCGTTTGGACACTTTAACGCTCCTGGGTCATATCGTTCGGAAACAG CCATCCTGGTTACATAAAATTGTGAAGACTCCACTCTTTGATGCTGTTCTCAAGCATATGAAG GCTGACACTGATGTGGTAGTTTTAACAAGCGCTGTTTTGACTATTACCACCATGTTGCCATTAATACCTGCCTATGTTGGTCCTTGGCTGCCCGAGttgtttgacatttttgtCAGATTGTCGTCATTCAGAGCACATAGTGAGG taAATCCTCCTGAAGTGCATCTTCTGCATCTCCATGTTGCGGTGTACATGTTTTTTCACCGACTGTATGCCATGTACCCAAACAACTTCTTGATGTATCTTAGAAACCTTCACAATGAACCATCTAAACGAAGCTTATTTCAAGACATTATTAAA CCCATGCTGGAGAATGTACGAGTTCATCCTTGTGTCGTGACAGAGACAGAGCAAACAGAAACGAATAAGCACAG GTGGAAACAGAAAGAACCACATGACATTGTTGTGGAATGCATGAAAGTGTCATTAGATCCTATTGACAGAATACAAGAGGAGGGAAATTTCATGTCCTCATCAACCTACAGGCAAAGTCGTCAAGAAATGTTTGCTGATAAATCTGTTACCTCCATCCTCACTGCATCTTGCGACAGTGAGGGCTTTGGAATGGAAAAACTAAAGGAGCGCCGAATGTCCGATTCAGCGACGCAGACTGGCAAGTCCTTGCAGAGTGGTGACAGTGGTACGGATTGCTGTAGTCTGCCTGTTGTTTCTTCAACTGAGATTACAGCTGGGTGGAGTCCATCAGAGTTCTGTCAACTGAGTACTCCCCCTTCTTCTCAGATGTCACCGTCGACAAGCAATCCTGATTTGATGTCATCTCTTAACTTCCTCTCCCACTGTAGTACACCTGCTGGCGTGTACACACCAGGACAGTCCCCCACGGCATCTCTTGGAGGCGATGAATTACAAGCACAAGGCTACTCCAGTTCATCATCTTTTTCAGGAAGTCGAGGAAAAGATAAGGGAATGACAGGGATGTTAAGTGACCAGGTGATTTCACCCAGGAGTGAGAAGACTGTTGGTCATGATGGGCTGCTAGCAAGGGCCTTGATTTCGGCACTGGCCTTGCAAAGTCCCAAATCAAACCATGGACACCAGACATCAACACCAaaagaacaactgaaatgccAGGAAGTTGATGAAATAGAAAGTGAGATGGCAGTAAACCATGGCACACATGATGTCTCGCCCAAGAGTCCTTCTACAAGTTTCAAGGCCTGTGGTAAAGAAACAGACTGTGACGTTGTCAAAACTAGCACAGagaaatttgatcatagtagttTGAATGTATTACAAAAAAAGGAGTTTAGAGACTTGGACAAGGAAGGGGATGGTTGTCTTGAAATGAGTAAATTAAAGGCTGCAGGCTCAAGGCCTTTTAGTGAAAATCGGGACGTTTTGGCACAGTCCCAAGCAGTAGTTGGTGATCAAGCTTTTGGCGAGACACACCTACTGGACGAATCTAAACTGTCATCAGAAAGTACTTGTTCAACAACAGAAGTAAATGGATCTCTAGATGCAACAATGGAATCTGAATTTGATAGTGATGGCTTGGTTAATAGAAGTCAATTTAATGACCATGCTCAGGGAAATGTACAAGTCGAGacaaacaaaagtgaaactaGCACAGCATCTGGTGATGCGCCAACtgacttttcaaaatgtaatacaACGAGCTCTGCCTCGCAGGTGAACCATCATGCTTCTTTTTCAAGGGAGCTCATTGCGGCCTTTCCGCAACTGCTGCATCTAATGAAAGGTTATCAGGAATGCAATCATTTCAATGCGTGTAATGATGAACCGAGCTTCTCCAGACCTCAGTCACATGAATTGTCATGCAGAGCTAGTCCAGTAGAAATACTTGATAGCTTCCTTAAAACAGGAACCAGTGTACACCACGGGGAACTTTCAAG AGTCCCTCTTGTTAGCCAAGCTGGGGCAACTTGGACACATTTTGGAG GTGAACCTCCTGCAGATGAAGTTGAAATCCTGCGAGGCCAGGTGAAATTATTGCATAACCAGTTGTTGTTTGAGCGACACAAGTGTGATCTGCATGCTATTCGTAACAGAAGGCTCATTGGCAAGACATTCAAGGCTGTGCAACATCAGGAAGAGTTACAAGCCACT AAAGACCAGCTGAGGCTGCAGGAAGACAAAATGAGAGAATTAAGTGATGCCTTAAACAAACAGATGGAAGAAAGCAG gAAATTTAAATCTGTTACCTCTGGCTGGGAAAATCATCAAGGGATTGAACTACG GAATTTGCAGAATGAGAATGCCAAGCTCAAGGACATTGAGAAGGAACTCCtggaaaaacttgaaactcaGAAGAAAGAGTGTGATTTAAAACACACA GAAGTTCAGCAGCTGAAAGCAAAAATCTTTACATTGGAGAATGAGCTGGATCGACTTAAAGTTGAATCTACAGAAAAAGATCAGTTGAAGATACAG gtaaaTCATCTTGTCAAGGAGGTGCTTTTGATGGGTGAGCTGAATCAACAGCATAAGGATGTTATCAAAAAGTTAGCTGTTGCAGAGACTCAGAACCCTGAAAGCTCAATGCAATTACAAAGCTGCCTAAAAGAATTGTCAG CTGCTAAGCAGACAATGAAAAAGCAGACAGCTGAAGTAGAAGCTTTGACGTCGAAACTTGCTGATATGGAGACACTGGTTTCCAGCAAG GATGGTGAAATTAGAGATATGAAAAAGTTTGTGGAGGGGTTGAAAGGAACATTTAGTGGGAAGATAcag GGGTTTTTAAGTTGA